The nucleotide window ATGTTAATAATAGCAAATGCCGCTAGATACGCCACTGAGCCTATCACGAAAATAATCCAAAGCGTCTCAATCGTACTAAAGCCAAAGTTTAGGTGCTTAAGCCCCTTAAAAAGCATCATCGAACTAACCACCATAGCACCCACGCCAGCAACGACTGGGATATGCTTTTTCATCGCACTAAAGGTATCTACTTGCTTTTCCTTTTCTTTCATTGCTTTTATGCGCGCCTTATACTCGCTATATTCGCCATCTATGTCGTCCTCATCAATCATTACCATTCTTGAAAGGGTGGCTATTTGCTCATCTTGCGGACGGGTGCGTAGATTGCGGATAAATCCCTCTTTATAGCCCTTTCTCTCGCGTTTTAGAGACTTTAGGCTGGCTTTTAGCTTTGCTGTTGGGAGTAAAATTTTAGCCTTTATATACCAGTAAATAACGTATGAAAGCACTCCGCCCATCACAGGCGAAATCACCCAGCTTATGGCGATATTTCCTATACCTTTCCAGCTAACCATATCAAGAGCTCTCTCGCCGCCAAATGTGCTAAACCCCATGACAAGCCCAGCCCCCACGATGCCACCTACAATGGAGTGCGTGGTGGAAACTGGCAATCCACGCTTAGACGCAAAAAACAACCAGCTACCAGAGCTAAGAAGCGCAGCCATCATAATGGCTACAAATTTCATCGCATCTATACCCTCGCTTGGCAAGCTAATTATGCCTTGGCGTATGGTCTTAGTTACCTCTCCACCAGCAAAAATCGCCCCACTTAGCTCAAAAATAGCCGCAATTATTAGAGCTTGCTTTATGGTAACTGTCTTTGCGCCTACGCTTGTACCAAAGCTATTTGCCACGTCGTTTCCGCCTACATTAAACGCCATAAAAATACCAAAAACGCTAGCAATGACAAAAAGCATATAATGATAGGTAGGTACGTACTGATAGCCCCACACAAAAAAGCCTATGGCGCTAATAGCAAAGACCGCACCAGCCAGTAGATTATCGCCTCTCAACAAAGCTCCTTTAAAAATAAATTTATGGTATTATAACCTTAAATTTAAAAATTTTACTGAAAGATATTGGCTTTTTGATATAATTGCAACAAATTTTTAACAAAGGCTTTGGCTATGGGTGATAAATTTTTAAGCATAGATTTAGGCTCAAACACTCTACGAGCGGCGATTTTTATGGAAAAAGATGGAGAAATTTATAAAGATAAAAGTGTCGAGTTTATCGTAGGTTCTGCTAAAGGATTAGCAAAAACTAATCAAATTTGCAATGAAGCTGTAGGCAAAATCAAACAAGCCCTAAATGATGTTTTAAAGCAGTTTGGCTTAGTTAGATTTTCAGACATCGCCTACGCCGCAGTAGCTACGGAGGCATTTAGAAAAGCCCTAAACTCAAGCGAGGTCTTTGATGAAATTTATTCACAAAATGGGATTAAATTTAATATAATATCGCCCACAGCAGAGGGGAGATTTTCATTCTTAGGTATACAGGAGGCTTCTAAAAAAATCGGCACAAATAGCGATAATTTAGCATTTATAGACTTAGGCGGAGCAAGCACGGAAATAGGCGACGCACAGGCTAGTAAGAGCTTTGAGCTTGGCATTGTAACATTTTATGAACGTTGCGATAAAAATCTAATGAACGTGCTAAGACAGGCAAACGAAGCAACAAAAAAGCTAAAAGAATACCTACTAAGCCTGGACAAAAGCACCATAGCTCTAACCTCGGGAATATCAACTACTGTAGCGGCTCTAAGGCTTGGATATACGTGGCAAAGCTACGATGCAGAGGCCGTAAACGGCTATGTGCTAAGTGTTGATGATTTTGGCGAACTTGGCGCAGAGGTGCTTGCCATGAGCGACGAGGAAGCAAAAATAAGGCTTGGCGCAGACAGGAAAATGCTAGTACTTACCGGGCTTAGCCTACTTGAGGCAATGCTAAAAGGCATAAACACAAAGCTAATAGTCATAGACGATGGGCTTAGAGAGGGCGTAGCTGCGGCATACTTTAGAGGAGAGCTAGAAAATTTAATAAATTTAAAGGAGCAAAAATGACACTAAAAGAGCAAATTCTAAACGATATAAAATCAGCAATGAAATCAAAAGATGACTTTACAAGAGATACACTTAGACAAGTAAATGCCGCATTAAAACAGATAGAGGTCGATACTAGAAAAACGCTAAGCGATGAGGAGATAGTCACAATACTACAAAAAGAGGTAAAAAAGCGTCAAGACGCAGCCACGCTATACGTACAAGGCGGCAGAGACGAGCTGGCAAAAAAGGAAAATGATGAAATAAAAATCATCTCAAACTACCTACCCACTCAGCTAAGTGATGAGGAGCTAAAAGCCAAAATAAGCCAGATAATATCCGAGCTAAAAGATGGCGCAAATCTAGGTGCGGTCATAAAGCTAGCCAAAGAGAGACTAAAAGCCAGCGCAGAAGCTAGACGCATAAGCGAAATGGCAAAAAGCCTACTAAGTTAAAACTTAACCGCAAATTCTATTTTGGTTTTTTGTGCCATATAGTTATAAAATAGCTCTATGGCATTAACGCGCAGCACTTGTGTTGCCTTTAAAAGAAGCTTTATTTTACTATGTATAATAGCTTCTTGCAACTTAGACAGCAATGGTTACTATAAATAGGGTGATGGTTGCTTGTCTGCGTATTATGTATTAAATAAAATAATTACTTTAACACTTGAAAATAAGATAAAGTCTAAGTTTATGACAAAACAAGCGTAGTAAGTTTTTATAAAACTTCGCTTTGCTGATTTTTCAAAGAGGCTTTAATACACCTTACTGGCGGCTATAACTATGGCTTCAATGGATTTTTCCTGTAAGCATTTCACAACGATTTGAGTAAAATTTAATATAATCCAAAGCAAAAATAACAAATTTACAACACCATTTTAACCAGATTTCAAGCCTTTTTATCATAAAATCATAACTCATTTACTTTAAATTTATAAGGAGTGCGAATGAGTAATGTTTTTAACGTAATCCTTGACGCCATAACAACGGTTGTTGATCTTTTAAACAACTACCTTTGGGGGAGCTTAGTTTACGTGCTACTCGGCGCTGGAATATACTTTACCATTAGGACTAAATTTTTACAAATTAGGCTTTTTAAGCAAAGTATAAGGCGCATGGTTGTAGGCAAGCGCGATAGCACACATGCAATTAGCCCATTTCAAGCATTTGCTACAGGTCTTGCAAGCCGCGTGGGCACTGGAAACGTCGCAGGAGTGGCTATAGCCATAAGCGTAGGTGGCGCTGGAGCAGTGTTTTGGATGTGGGTAACAGCTATTATAGGTATGGCTTCAGCCTTTGTAGAAAGCTCATTAGCACAGCTTTATAAGGTAAAAAATCCAGACGGTAGCGGATACCGTGGAGGTCCAGCTTATTATATCACTCAAGGGCTAGGACAGCGATGGCTAGGCGTGGCCTTTGCAGTGTCTTTGATAATTGCGTTTGGTTTTGTCTTTAACTCAGTGCAGGCAAACACAATAACAGCAGTTACAAATAAAGCTTGGGGCTGGAGCGTGGAGTACGTAGCTGTGGGGCTAGTCATCATCACTGCACCCATTATTTTTGGTGGGATAAAGCGTGTAGCAAAGGTAGCTGAAAAGATAGTGCCAATAATGGCAATAGCCTACCTAGCGATAGCTTTATTTATCATAATCACAAACGCGAACCTAATCCCAAATGTATTTGCACAAATTTTTGATAGTGCATTTAACTTCTCATCAGCCACTGGAGGATTGCTCGGCGGACTAACAGCAGCTATGCTAAATGGCATAAAAAGAGGGCTTTTTTCAAACGAAGCAGGCATGGGCTCAGCACCAAATGCAGCTGCGGCTAGTGACGCATGGCACCCAGCAAATCAGGGACTAATACAGATGCTTGGCGTATTTGTAGATACTATAGTGGTTTGTAGTTGTACGGCGTTTATTATCCTCCTTAGCGGCGTTGTCGGTACTCAAGGGCATGATGGGGCGCAAATCACTCAGCTAGCCATAGAGCATGGAGTAGGGCAGTGGGGCGGTAGCTTTTTGGCAGTTTTGCTATTTTTCTTTTGCTTTTCGTCTATTATAGGCAACTACGCATACGCAGAAAGCAACGTGCAATTTATCAAAAACTCTCCATTGATTTTAACGGTGTTTCGAATCGTTGTTTTATTTATGGTCTATTTTGGCTCAGTGCAAAAAGTAGGACTTGTATGGGATATGGCAGATGCTTCTATGGCGATTATGGCGATTATAAATTTAATAGTAATCATAATAATGGCACCTACTGCGATGTTGCTATTAAAGGACTTTGAGGAGCAGATTAAAGAGCATCATAGCCCAGAGTTTGATATTAGCAAATACCCTAAACTACATAAAAAAGTAGGCTCAGATGTCTGGGTAAAAGGCAAAACAGAGCATGGTTTTTAGAGCTAGCTTCTAAAAACCACGGCAGCCACGGCGATAGCATACTCTGCGTCGTGGCTTATACTCACACTTACATCTAGCACACCAAACCCCGCTTTAACTTCATCACTTAATATCACCATAGGTGCACCTAGTTCGTTTTTATAAATTCTTATATCAAAAAACGAGCATTTAGCTCCTATGCCACAGCCCAAAGCCTTGCTTACGGCCTCTTTTGCAGCCCAAAGTCCAGCTATGCTTTTTATATTTTTTGCGATTTTTATCTCCTCCTCGCATAAAAATCGCTCCAGTACACCAAAGCCAAATCTATCCATGCTTTTTTGCATACGAGATATGAGGGTTATGTCGGTTCCTACTTTTATATTTGGGGGATTTAGAAGGTGGGCGCTCATTTTTGCGCCCCTGTAGCTTGATTTATCACTGCACTACAAAATCAGTAAAAAATATATTTTTTATATAGCCATCGCTAAGCACCTCATTTAGACGGTTTACTATCTCATCTTTTAGGCGGTCTTTACCCTTTGCAGTGCTTACTTCCTCATACGTTTTTGATGATAAAGTGCGTATGATTATGTCTCTTAGGAGCGCTTTTTTCTTATCTAATTCGGCCGCAAGCTCCTCATTGCTCTGCTCTAAGTCTATCTTTGTTTTTAAAAACCTCGAGCCATTCTCGCTTAATAAATTTACAATAAACTGATCAAGCGGATACATAGGCCCCATATTTAGATAATCCACACTCCTACGCCCCTGCTGTGGTTGGGCTGGCTTTGAGACTTGCTTTGCGGCTACTTCGCTACTTTTTGTTACTTCATCTGGTGCTGGATCGCTACCTAAAAGTACAAAAACTATCGCACCAACGATGATTAAAAGTACAAAAATGGCTATTATAACTATTAAAAGCAAGGACTTATTACTCTTTTTTTCCTCTGTTACGGTTTCTTCGGCCATATTTCCTCCTGTTTTTAGCCCCAATTATATT belongs to Campylobacter sp. 19-13652 and includes:
- a CDS encoding inorganic phosphate transporter; its protein translation is MRGDNLLAGAVFAISAIGFFVWGYQYVPTYHYMLFVIASVFGIFMAFNVGGNDVANSFGTSVGAKTVTIKQALIIAAIFELSGAIFAGGEVTKTIRQGIISLPSEGIDAMKFVAIMMAALLSSGSWLFFASKRGLPVSTTHSIVGGIVGAGLVMGFSTFGGERALDMVSWKGIGNIAISWVISPVMGGVLSYVIYWYIKAKILLPTAKLKASLKSLKRERKGYKEGFIRNLRTRPQDEQIATLSRMVMIDEDDIDGEYSEYKARIKAMKEKEKQVDTFSAMKKHIPVVAGVGAMVVSSMMLFKGLKHLNFGFSTIETLWIIFVIGSVAYLAAFAIINMMNKIDSEKGINRIFSWFQIFTASSFAFSHGANDIANAVGPFAAILDVLKTGSINESSPIPSIAMVVFGISLVVGLWFLGKEVIATIGSKLAEILPTTGFSAELAASTVILFATKLGIPVSSTHILIGAVLGIGILNRNANWAMVRPILLAWLITLPVSAIAAGLIYYVLSLSI
- a CDS encoding disulfide bond formation protein DsbA — its product is MGDKFLSIDLGSNTLRAAIFMEKDGEIYKDKSVEFIVGSAKGLAKTNQICNEAVGKIKQALNDVLKQFGLVRFSDIAYAAVATEAFRKALNSSEVFDEIYSQNGIKFNIISPTAEGRFSFLGIQEASKKIGTNSDNLAFIDLGGASTEIGDAQASKSFELGIVTFYERCDKNLMNVLRQANEATKKLKEYLLSLDKSTIALTSGISTTVAALRLGYTWQSYDAEAVNGYVLSVDDFGELGAEVLAMSDEEAKIRLGADRKMLVLTGLSLLEAMLKGINTKLIVIDDGLREGVAAAYFRGELENLINLKEQK
- a CDS encoding GatB/YqeY domain-containing protein, with product MTLKEQILNDIKSAMKSKDDFTRDTLRQVNAALKQIEVDTRKTLSDEEIVTILQKEVKKRQDAATLYVQGGRDELAKKENDEIKIISNYLPTQLSDEELKAKISQIISELKDGANLGAVIKLAKERLKASAEARRISEMAKSLLS
- a CDS encoding sodium:alanine symporter family protein, whose amino-acid sequence is MSNVFNVILDAITTVVDLLNNYLWGSLVYVLLGAGIYFTIRTKFLQIRLFKQSIRRMVVGKRDSTHAISPFQAFATGLASRVGTGNVAGVAIAISVGGAGAVFWMWVTAIIGMASAFVESSLAQLYKVKNPDGSGYRGGPAYYITQGLGQRWLGVAFAVSLIIAFGFVFNSVQANTITAVTNKAWGWSVEYVAVGLVIITAPIIFGGIKRVAKVAEKIVPIMAIAYLAIALFIIITNANLIPNVFAQIFDSAFNFSSATGGLLGGLTAAMLNGIKRGLFSNEAGMGSAPNAAAASDAWHPANQGLIQMLGVFVDTIVVCSCTAFIILLSGVVGTQGHDGAQITQLAIEHGVGQWGGSFLAVLLFFFCFSSIIGNYAYAESNVQFIKNSPLILTVFRIVVLFMVYFGSVQKVGLVWDMADASMAIMAIINLIVIIIMAPTAMLLLKDFEEQIKEHHSPEFDISKYPKLHKKVGSDVWVKGKTEHGF
- the acpS gene encoding holo-ACP synthase, with translation MSAHLLNPPNIKVGTDITLISRMQKSMDRFGFGVLERFLCEEEIKIAKNIKSIAGLWAAKEAVSKALGCGIGAKCSFFDIRIYKNELGAPMVILSDEVKAGFGVLDVSVSISHDAEYAIAVAAVVFRS
- the fliL gene encoding flagellar basal body-associated protein FliL, which encodes MAEETVTEEKKSNKSLLLIVIIAIFVLLIIVGAIVFVLLGSDPAPDEVTKSSEVAAKQVSKPAQPQQGRRSVDYLNMGPMYPLDQFIVNLLSENGSRFLKTKIDLEQSNEELAAELDKKKALLRDIIIRTLSSKTYEEVSTAKGKDRLKDEIVNRLNEVLSDGYIKNIFFTDFVVQ